In the genome of Gloeotrichia echinulata CP02, one region contains:
- the cobO gene encoding cob(I)yrinic acid a,c-diamide adenosyltransferase → MKNDTPQEFNSDKEIERVIDQVMSSSLSDEQYRKKMQRRKEVQDKRIAKAVPEKGLIIVNTGNGKGKTTAALGMVLRSLGHGYKVAIVQFIKGAWEPSEKRVFSNWQDQLEFHAMGEGFTWETQDRDRDLDKAQAAWEKSLEYIRHPEFKLVLLDEINIALKMGYLQVEQVLAGLAQKPPQKHVILTGRGAPPALIERADLVTEMTLVKHPFKDQGVKAQAGIEY, encoded by the coding sequence ATGAAAAACGACACCCCGCAAGAATTCAATTCAGACAAAGAGATTGAGCGCGTAATTGACCAGGTAATGTCTTCATCTTTAAGTGATGAACAGTACCGCAAAAAGATGCAGCGCCGTAAAGAAGTACAAGATAAGCGGATAGCAAAAGCGGTGCCAGAGAAAGGGTTAATTATTGTCAATACGGGGAATGGTAAAGGTAAAACTACGGCGGCTTTGGGGATGGTATTGCGATCGCTTGGTCATGGGTATAAAGTAGCGATTGTCCAGTTCATCAAAGGTGCTTGGGAACCGTCAGAAAAAAGAGTGTTCAGTAATTGGCAAGACCAGTTAGAATTTCATGCTATGGGCGAAGGCTTTACCTGGGAAACCCAAGACCGCGATCGCGATCTCGACAAAGCACAAGCAGCTTGGGAGAAATCTTTAGAATACATCCGTCACCCAGAGTTCAAGCTGGTGTTATTAGATGAAATTAATATTGCTCTGAAAATGGGTTATTTACAAGTTGAACAAGTTTTAGCCGGTTTAGCACAAAAACCCCCCCAAAAGCACGTAATTCTCACCGGTCGAGGCGCACCCCCGGCTTTAATTGAACGCGCTGACCTAGTAACTGAAATGACCCTAGTTAAGCATCCTTTCAAAGACCAAGGTGTAAAAGCGCAAGCAGGAATTGAGTATTAA